The following proteins are encoded in a genomic region of Spirosoma sp. SC4-14:
- the tkt gene encoding transketolase, producing the protein MANKNVDLDQLSINTIRLLSVDAVQKANSGHPGLPLGAAPMAYVLWSRFLRFNPKDPQWPDRDRFVLSAGHGSALLYSMLHLYGYDLSLDDLKNFRQIHSRTPGHPESNLTPGVEVTTGPLGQGFANGVGMAMAEAFLAATYNRDGHTVVDHYTYSIVSDGDLMEGIASEAASLAGHLKLGKLIYLYDDNLISLDGPTNLAFTEDRMARFDAYGWHTQHVADGNDLDAIEAAIRAAQAETDRPSIIAVRTIIGYGSPQEGTSKVHGSALGEENVRKTKEFFGWDPNKTFFVPEDVKAYLLEPGKKGADLQTDWQNRFEDYKAQFPAEADLFSVSFAGKLPEGWDADLPQFKPDDGPLATRQASGKALTALKQHVPYLFGGSADLASSNEMPTKGDVSFQPGHYGNSNIWFGVREHAMGAALNGMAQHGGVHPYGGTFLNFSDYMRGAIRLTALAESAVTFVFTHDSIGLGEDGPTHQPIEQFVSLRTIPNSIVIRPADANETVEAWRVAMMQHKTPVALILSRQKLPVIDQSKYGSARGLEKGAYILSDAEGTPELILIGTGSEVSLVLDAQEELKKQGIQARVVSMPSWELFEKQDRAYQHEVLPPTVRKRLAVEVGSPIGWHKYVTDEGTSLSMNRFGLSGPGEEVMAYFGFTVENVVKKALSVLKGEPEGMEEKEVLSHEK; encoded by the coding sequence ATGGCAAACAAGAACGTTGATCTTGACCAACTTAGCATCAATACCATCCGGCTACTGTCGGTCGATGCTGTTCAGAAAGCCAATTCTGGCCATCCGGGTTTGCCGCTGGGCGCTGCGCCCATGGCTTATGTGCTCTGGTCTCGTTTTTTGCGATTCAATCCTAAAGATCCTCAATGGCCCGACCGCGACCGATTTGTGCTGTCGGCAGGACATGGGTCGGCACTGCTCTACAGTATGCTGCATTTGTATGGCTATGATTTGAGTCTCGACGATCTGAAAAACTTCCGGCAAATTCACTCCAGAACACCGGGCCACCCCGAGTCGAATCTGACGCCGGGTGTTGAGGTAACTACCGGGCCGTTAGGGCAGGGGTTTGCGAATGGGGTCGGTATGGCAATGGCAGAGGCCTTTCTGGCAGCTACCTATAACCGCGATGGGCATACGGTGGTTGATCATTACACGTATTCCATTGTCAGCGATGGCGATCTGATGGAAGGTATCGCATCAGAGGCTGCTTCGCTGGCTGGCCACCTGAAGCTAGGGAAGCTGATTTATCTCTACGACGATAATCTTATTTCGCTCGACGGCCCAACCAATCTGGCTTTTACGGAAGATCGGATGGCGCGTTTTGATGCCTATGGCTGGCATACACAACACGTTGCGGATGGCAATGATCTGGATGCCATTGAAGCGGCTATCCGGGCAGCACAGGCCGAAACCGACCGACCGTCGATTATTGCCGTTCGCACAATTATTGGCTATGGCAGTCCGCAGGAAGGCACCAGCAAAGTACACGGCAGTGCGCTGGGCGAAGAAAACGTTCGGAAAACCAAAGAGTTTTTTGGGTGGGACCCCAACAAAACCTTTTTTGTTCCTGAAGACGTGAAAGCCTATTTGCTCGAACCAGGCAAAAAAGGAGCTGATTTGCAAACCGATTGGCAAAACCGATTTGAAGATTATAAGGCACAGTTTCCGGCCGAAGCGGATCTGTTTAGCGTATCGTTTGCTGGTAAATTGCCCGAAGGCTGGGATGCAGATTTGCCGCAATTTAAGCCCGACGATGGACCACTGGCAACGCGACAGGCGTCGGGCAAAGCGCTAACGGCGCTGAAGCAACACGTGCCGTATTTGTTTGGGGGCTCGGCCGATCTGGCATCGTCGAACGAAATGCCAACCAAAGGTGATGTGAGTTTTCAGCCGGGGCATTATGGCAACTCGAACATCTGGTTTGGTGTACGTGAACACGCTATGGGGGCAGCCCTCAACGGTATGGCGCAGCACGGTGGCGTGCATCCTTACGGCGGCACCTTCCTGAACTTTTCCGATTATATGCGGGGAGCAATCCGGCTAACGGCGCTGGCCGAATCGGCGGTGACGTTTGTGTTTACGCACGACAGTATTGGTCTGGGAGAAGATGGCCCTACGCACCAGCCAATCGAGCAGTTTGTGTCCTTGCGAACTATTCCAAATAGTATTGTGATTCGACCGGCCGATGCCAACGAAACGGTTGAAGCCTGGCGAGTGGCTATGATGCAGCACAAAACGCCCGTTGCTCTGATTCTGTCTCGGCAGAAGTTACCGGTAATCGACCAGAGTAAATATGGGTCGGCTCGCGGATTGGAGAAAGGGGCTTATATTCTGAGTGACGCCGAAGGAACGCCCGAGCTGATCTTAATCGGTACTGGCTCGGAAGTATCGCTGGTGTTGGACGCACAGGAGGAGTTAAAGAAACAGGGTATTCAGGCTCGGGTAGTTAGTATGCCTTCGTGGGAACTGTTTGAAAAGCAGGATCGGGCTTATCAGCATGAAGTGCTGCCACCAACCGTCCGTAAGCGACTGGCTGTAGAAGTGGGTTCGCCCATAGGCTGGCATAAATACGTGACCGACGAAGGAACGTCGCTGAGTATGAATCGTTTCGGCTTGTCTGGTCCGGGCGAAGAAGTGATGGCCTATTTCGGCTTTACGGTTGAAAATGTCGTCAAAAAGGCATTGAGTGTACTTAAAGGCGAACCCGAAGGCATGGAAGAAAAAGAAGTGTTATCGCATGAGAAGTAG